The following DNA comes from Cedecea neteri.
TGGGGACGATGCGGGGGATTTTAAACGCCAGTCCCAACAATAATGTGATTCACGTCACGCTTTGTGCCGTGCCAGAATTTCAGGGCTAAGTTTAGAACAAAAAGCAGCACGGCGTTGTTAATTTTTTGTTAGAATGGCGGCGTGAGCTGTCCCAATTGAACTGACCGAGATGTACGCCTATGTCTAATCAATTACCCCCTGATTCAAATAAGAAAAACCTCAGCGAAATGCAATACTACGTGACCCAGAAGCACGGCACTGAACCGCCGTATTCAGGGCGTTTGCTGCATAACAAGCGTGACGGGATTTATCACTGCCTGGTGTGTGAAGCCCCGCTGTTTCTTTCGGAAACAAAATACGACTCAGGCTGCGGCTGGCCTAGCTTTTACGAGCCAGTCAGCCCGGATGCTATCCGCTATCTGACCGATAACTCTCACGGTATGGAGCGCGTTGAAATCCGCTGCGGTAATTGCGATGCACACCTGGGCCACGTGTTCCCGGATGGTCCGCAGCCGACCGGGGAGCGGTATTGTGTTAATTCGGCCTCTCTGAGCTTCACCGACGGGCAGAACGGTGAGCAGGTTGAAGGTTGAAGAATCGATTCAGCTAATTATTCCGCGACGGGGTGCCAAATGAGCAATCTGGATGAAATGTTGAGCGTGATGACGCCAGAGATTTATCAACGCCTGGCGACCGCGGTCGAACTGGGAAAGTGGCCTGATGGCGTAGCGCTGACCCAGGAGCAAAAAGACAACAGTCTCCAACTGGTGATGCTGTGGCAGGCGCGCCACAACACGGACGCGCAGCACATGACTATCGACACCAACGGCCAGATGGTGATGAAGAGCAAGCAGCAGTTGAAAGCGGAGTTTGGCATTGAGCCTGCGCCGTTTGTGACGATGAAGCTGCAATAAACAAAAAAGGGAGACACTCTGGTCTCCCTTCTTTTTCTTTGCTAATAACTACTTAGCGTGATCGATGCCCAACGACTCTGCAAGCTGCTTCGCCAACTGGTTGTTGTCATCTGCGCCATATTCCCAGAACATCGCTCCCCCTAAGCCTTTCTCCTTGATGTACTCGGCTTTAATTTTCACCGAGCGCGGATTCTCGTAGGAGATGGCGAACAGCGGTTTCCCTTCAGCAGACTTCAGCGTCAGGTACGGCACCTTCGCGTCGTCATCCCACTCTTCGGTAAAGCGCTTCTGCGGGTCGTTCAGCATTTTCTTCACCAGGTCGTTGTATTTGACGTAAGTGTCTTTCGTCAGATCCACGCCCAACGCAGTTTTAAACAGCTCGAGTTCGCGCTCGCCGAAGTAGGGCTGCGTAACCGGGTTTTTCTGCGCGTCTGGCTTTGACCAGTCAATGCCTGGCTCTACGGCGCGCTTAGGTACACGGCCATAGAAGCCGATACCGAGGTTCATCTGCTGCGGTTTCAGCCCGGCAGCAAGGTAGTTACTGACCACGAAATCAGCGCTGTACTTGTCGGCTTCGGCCACGGTTGGCCACTTTTTCGAATCATAGAGATTCGAGTTGAAGTACTGCGTGCCGTACGCCATGTCGTAGGTCATCAGGTTGATGTAGTTCAGCACCG
Coding sequences within:
- the msrB gene encoding peptide-methionine (R)-S-oxide reductase MsrB — encoded protein: MSNQLPPDSNKKNLSEMQYYVTQKHGTEPPYSGRLLHNKRDGIYHCLVCEAPLFLSETKYDSGCGWPSFYEPVSPDAIRYLTDNSHGMERVEIRCGNCDAHLGHVFPDGPQPTGERYCVNSASLSFTDGQNGEQVEG
- a CDS encoding YeaC family protein, giving the protein MSNLDEMLSVMTPEIYQRLATAVELGKWPDGVALTQEQKDNSLQLVMLWQARHNTDAQHMTIDTNGQMVMKSKQQLKAEFGIEPAPFVTMKLQ